From a single Brassica napus cultivar Da-Ae chromosome C9, Da-Ae, whole genome shotgun sequence genomic region:
- the LOC106413263 gene encoding LOW QUALITY PROTEIN: putative F-box protein At5g62660 (The sequence of the model RefSeq protein was modified relative to this genomic sequence to represent the inferred CDS: inserted 1 base in 1 codon; substituted 1 base at 1 genomic stop codon) — protein MVNYLLRRRYVAPEISFDLMIEILSRLPAKSLMRFKCVSKLWCCLIRSXYFSNLYLMVSSSQPRPLGLYMSLYMSLDLVRHYMCDSMEMYEXAISLRLMSSSSSAESSLEPDLTFPGMGGYRMVSLRGLIVFTICRKACIYNPATRQSLTLPTFKSNLFAQQEPYKHVHYFFGHDPVLDQYKIVCSVMIASSFSEMLFSEFWVFVLEPGGFWKRTEYDAQAHLPTRQGLCINGVIYYLAFNHTRRYHVYCFDVRSEDIRVIQAPHAVPQFCTSFGFIEHGGKPAIFDYSRITETGVSELWVLEVDGGIWSRKSLVLKLCQKHLVDDIDHNKKLIVHGTGENNEVILALTCPCYLLYYDLMKNDVRKVNINRVTTPHVCIKVLDKCESIMHLEI, from the exons ATGGTTAATTATCTGTTGAGAAGAAGATACGTGGCTCCAGAGATttcttttgatctcatgatcgaAATCCTGAGTAGATTGCCTGCTAAATCGCTTATGAGGTTCAAGTGTGTCTCAAAGCTATGGTGTTGTCTGATCCGCTCTTGATATTTTAGCAACCTTTATCTCATGGTCTCATCATCGCAACCGCGACCACTTGGTCTATACATGAGTTTGTATATGAGTTTGGATTTGGTGAGACACTACATGTGTGATTCAATGGAGATGTATG CTGCTATATCATTAAGGTTAATGTCGTCTAGTAGTAGTGCTGAATCATCATTAGAACCAGATTTGACTTTCCCAGGGATGGGAGGATACAGGATGGTGTCTCTTCGCGGTTTGATTGTATTCACTATTTGCAGAAAAGCATGTATCTATAATCCCGCCACTAGACAGAGTTTAACCTTACCCACCTTCAAATCTAACCTCTTTGCGCAACAAGAACCTTATAAGCATGTCCACTACTTTTTCGGACACGATCCTGTTCTTGATCAATACAAAATAGTCTGTAGTGTTATGATAGCCTCGTCATTCTCTGAGATGCTATTCTCCGAGTTTTGGGTCTTCGtattggaacccggaggtttttGGAAAAGAACCGAGTATGATGCTCAAGCTCACCTTCCTACAAGACAAGGACTCTGCATCAATGGAGTTATATATTATCTGGCTTTCAATCATACACGTCGCTATCACGTTTATTGTTTTGACGTTAGGTCTGAAGATATCCGTGTGATCCAAGCACCCCATGCAGTGCCTCAGTTTTGTACTTCCTTTGGTTTCATAGAGCATGGTGGAAAACCAGCAATCTTTGACTATTCACGTATTACAGAAACGGGTGTCTCGGAGTTGTGGGTGTTGGAGGTGGATGGTGGAATATGGTCGAGAAAATCTctggttttgaagctttgtcaGAAGCATTTAGTGGATGACATTGACCATAATAAGAAGTTGATTGTTCATGGTACGGGTGAGAACAATGAGGTTATCTTGGCGTTGACTTGTCCTTGTTACCTTCTCTATTACGATCTGATGAAGAATGATGTGAGGAAGGTTAATATCAATAGAGTGACAACGCCGCATGTGTGTATCAAGGTTCTGGATAAGTGTGAAAGCATCATGCACTTGGAAATTTGA